From a single Bacillus sp. NEB1478 genomic region:
- the yaaA gene encoding S4 domain-containing protein YaaA: MQNVKITSEFITLQQLLKTTDVIQSGGMVKWYLAEHEVLVNGEHETRRGKKLYAGDVVSIPDLGEIQVTTE, from the coding sequence ATGCAAAATGTTAAAATCACATCAGAATTTATTACCCTTCAGCAACTATTGAAAACAACTGATGTCATCCAATCCGGCGGCATGGTAAAATGGTATTTAGCTGAACATGAAGTTCTTGTGAACGGAGAACATGAAACACGCCGAGGTAAAAAATTATATGCGGGTGATGTCGTGTCCATTCCAGATTTAGGAGAGATTCAGGTAACAACGGAATAG
- the dnaN gene encoding DNA polymerase III subunit beta, with protein MKVKIQLNQLIEAVQDVMKAVSSRTTIPILTGIKMEVTFDGVHLTGSDSDISIERLIPVEEDDHVHIEVSKEGSVVLPARYFSEIVKKLPNDTVEIEVGERFETTLRSGSSEFSLLGLDPEEYPHLPQIEEDLVFEIQSDLLKTMIRQTVFAVSTSETRPILTGVNWTLSDGVLNCIATDSHRLAQRKMPIDSNANDLSFQNVVIPGKSLNELSKIIDENAEKVQIVVTNNQILFKAKNILLFSRLLDGNYPDTTKLIPSESKTTFVLKTKEFLQAIDRASLLAREGRNNVVKLASLDNQTIEISSNSPEIGKVFEHIIAEEIEGEELKISFNAKYVMEALKVMDCSEISVLFTGAMRPFLIQPVGEDSIRQLILPVRTY; from the coding sequence ATGAAAGTTAAGATTCAATTGAACCAGTTGATTGAAGCTGTTCAAGATGTCATGAAAGCTGTATCTTCTAGAACTACAATTCCTATTCTAACGGGTATCAAAATGGAAGTTACATTTGATGGTGTACATTTAACTGGTAGCGATTCTGATATTTCGATTGAAAGACTTATCCCAGTTGAAGAAGACGATCACGTACATATCGAAGTATCAAAAGAAGGAAGCGTTGTTCTTCCTGCTCGTTATTTTTCAGAAATCGTAAAAAAACTACCGAATGATACAGTAGAAATTGAGGTCGGGGAACGTTTTGAAACAACTCTTCGCTCAGGTTCATCTGAATTTAGTTTATTAGGCTTAGATCCTGAAGAATATCCTCACCTACCGCAAATTGAGGAAGATCTTGTTTTTGAAATTCAAAGTGATCTTCTTAAAACAATGATTCGCCAAACTGTCTTTGCAGTGTCCACCTCAGAAACACGCCCTATACTTACTGGTGTGAACTGGACGTTATCAGACGGAGTGTTAAACTGTATTGCAACAGATAGTCACCGACTGGCGCAGCGCAAAATGCCGATTGATTCTAATGCTAATGATCTTTCGTTTCAAAACGTCGTCATCCCGGGCAAAAGTTTGAATGAACTGTCCAAGATTATTGATGAGAATGCTGAGAAAGTACAAATCGTTGTGACAAACAACCAAATCCTATTTAAAGCGAAGAATATCTTATTATTCTCTCGTTTATTAGACGGGAATTATCCAGATACAACTAAGTTGATTCCTTCAGAAAGCAAAACAACGTTTGTTTTAAAGACAAAAGAATTCTTGCAAGCAATCGACCGGGCTTCATTATTAGCTAGAGAAGGAAGAAACAATGTAGTAAAACTTGCATCACTCGATAACCAAACCATTGAAATATCATCGAACTCACCTGAGATCGGTAAAGTTTTTGAACATATCATTGCAGAAGAGATTGAAGGCGAAGAATTGAAAATCTCTTTTAATGCTAAATATGTCATGGAAGCTCTGAAAGTAATGGACTGCTCTGAAATCAGCGTCCTCTTTACTGGGGCAATGCGTCCTTTCTTAATTCAACCTGTAGGAGAAGATTCCATCCGTCAATTAATCTTGCCGGTAAGAACTTACTAA